From the genome of Nitrospirota bacterium:
CAGAAGGTAGACCCCCCGCAACCCCAACACGGACGAGAAGAATCCTCCTTTCCGCCAAGGGGTAGCGGAATTTGGGGACTTGGCGGAAGCATCTACCATGACGGAAAGGGCTGATTTGAGCCGGTCCAAGTAGGCAAGGGAACGGTCACAAGGCTTCCCTTCCCGGCGCGAGCGCCCAGAATGATGGAGAACGAGTCCTGCCGCACCCGTTCGCCGGAGGACGTTTTCCCACGCGACAGAAATTGCCGTTCCTTCCGCGTTGTCGTTTTCCCTCGCCATCCTCCAAGTCTTATTAAGCGTGTCCAGGACGACGAGAACGACACCTTCACCGTGGATGATACTCGTC
Proteins encoded in this window:
- a CDS encoding AAA family ATPase; protein product: MWGEYLFPTLSTILNAPTGEGKTTFALAVARAIAGGGDLVGITPSKSGPVLFVATENPTWNLKEKLDNMGGWPDNLFFLSELDLMRDATELTSIIHGEGVVLVVLDTLNKTWRMARENDNAEGTAISVAWENVLRRTGAAGLVLHHSGRSRREGKPCDRSLAYLDRLKSALSVMVDASAKSPNSATPWRKGGFFSSVLGLRGVYLLGEHPRGYCVR